In Actinoplanes octamycinicus, the genomic window GGGGCACCCCGGCGTAGCTGCGTGCGCCGTAGACGGTGACAGCGGGGTTGGTCATCCAGGCCGGATCGGTGGTGGCGTCGGTAACCAGGTAGGGCCGGCCGGTGGCCACGACCTGGGTGCAGAACGACCATTCGGCCGGCAGGCCGCCGACCTCGGTGATGGAGTCGGGCAGCCCGGTGGCGCCGGCGATGTATTCGGCGCTGTCCAGCATGATCGACACGAGGCTGACCGGTACCTGCAGCTGGTCTGCGGTGCGTGCCGTGATCTCGTCGAGGCGAGCGCGCAGTCGCGGGTCGTCCCAGTGGTATTGGGCCACCTCGGTGAGGCGGCCGATGTCGGCCAGTGCGGCAGGCAGTGTCATTCGGCGCTCCTGATCACGGCGTGGGCGGCGGACAGCTTGTCGTACGTTTCGGCGCGGATCCGCAGCGCCTGAGCGCACAAGCCCAGCACGGGATCGGTATCGGCCATGACGGCGATCAGCCTGTCGAGGCTGTCTCGGTCGGCTTCCGTACCCGTAAGGTTTGCCCGCTGCAGCAGCTGCG contains:
- a CDS encoding GAF domain-containing protein — its product is MTLPAALADIGRLTEVAQYHWDDPRLRARLDEITARTADQLQVPVSLVSIMLDSAEYIAGATGLPDSITEVGGLPAEWSFCTQVVATGRPYLVTDATTDPAWMTNPAVTVYGARSYAGVPLLAPNGQILGAHCAVGTDTRAFNETDVSTLHTAAQEILALLRQHRNNE